One segment of Alistipes finegoldii DSM 17242 DNA contains the following:
- a CDS encoding glycerophosphodiester phosphodiesterase family protein — protein MRFTNRIILILWAIACGPLAACSDGGTEAPGPENGTQTIVWTPAVPVRDAAVVFSLEGSPDNVRSVLWMFGDGATATSGADESAEHTYRTAGTYTVRATVTRLHGPMTELSATVAVADTEAAIVVSNDHPARMEQVAFALSRIPGVSSVVWNFGDGSAAQRVTDPTQRVEHRYEADGQYRAGAAISYTDGTTQTLTQTVTVEGASLSRSCLNFDTGKMWIMAHRGNFNNGYDLAPNSMAAFRKCVELGCVDFIETDVQITKDGQVICLHDNYLKRFTDYSSYAGDEGYVINFTREELRKFRLKTTDGKVTGEQIPTLEEVLTELRGKVWFNLDKCGSDDVDIAKVYEVVKRCGCLDRVQFYVGTNSDRAAWLARQEQPGIIAPHANNASALAAMSAFAPVYMIQTSTGYVNSAWISSLNAKGLSVSNLLDDEGAAFRNGNTVTMDGFVAAGLRMIQCDYPALMDEYLRDKGKR, from the coding sequence ATGCGATTCACAAACAGAATCATATTGATCCTCTGGGCGATCGCGTGCGGGCCGCTCGCTGCCTGCTCCGACGGCGGCACGGAGGCCCCCGGACCGGAAAACGGGACTCAGACCATCGTCTGGACGCCCGCAGTTCCGGTCAGGGACGCCGCAGTCGTCTTCTCGCTCGAAGGCAGTCCGGATAACGTCCGCAGCGTGCTGTGGATGTTCGGCGACGGCGCGACCGCGACTTCGGGCGCAGACGAATCGGCCGAACACACCTACCGGACGGCCGGCACCTACACGGTCAGGGCGACCGTCACCCGGCTGCATGGCCCGATGACCGAACTCTCGGCCACGGTCGCCGTCGCCGATACGGAGGCCGCGATCGTCGTCAGCAACGACCATCCGGCCCGGATGGAGCAGGTCGCCTTCGCGCTCAGCCGCATCCCCGGCGTGTCGAGCGTCGTCTGGAATTTCGGCGACGGCAGCGCGGCGCAGCGCGTGACCGACCCGACGCAGCGGGTGGAACACCGGTATGAAGCCGACGGACAGTACAGGGCCGGCGCCGCCATCTCCTACACGGACGGCACGACGCAGACCCTGACGCAGACCGTCACGGTCGAAGGAGCTTCCCTGAGCCGCTCGTGCCTGAATTTCGACACCGGCAAAATGTGGATCATGGCCCACCGCGGCAACTTCAACAACGGCTACGATCTGGCCCCCAACTCTATGGCGGCGTTCCGCAAGTGCGTCGAACTGGGATGCGTGGACTTCATCGAAACCGACGTCCAGATCACCAAGGACGGGCAGGTCATCTGTCTGCACGACAACTACCTCAAGCGGTTCACCGACTACAGCTCCTATGCCGGCGACGAAGGCTACGTCATCAACTTCACGCGCGAGGAGCTGCGGAAATTCCGGCTGAAAACCACCGACGGCAAGGTGACCGGCGAACAGATTCCGACGCTGGAGGAGGTCCTCACGGAGCTGCGCGGCAAGGTCTGGTTCAACCTCGACAAATGCGGCAGCGACGACGTGGACATCGCCAAGGTCTACGAGGTCGTCAAACGCTGCGGCTGTCTGGACCGGGTGCAGTTCTATGTCGGAACCAACAGCGACAGAGCCGCTTGGCTGGCCCGTCAGGAGCAGCCGGGAATCATCGCCCCGCACGCCAACAACGCCTCGGCGCTGGCCGCCATGTCGGCATTCGCCCCCGTCTACATGATCCAGACCTCGACGGGCTATGTCAACAGCGCATGGATTTCGTCGCTCAATGCCAAAGGGCTTTCGGTCTCGAACCTGCTCGACGACGAGGGCGCGGCCTTCCGCAACGGCAACACCGTCACGATGGACGGCTTCGTCGCCGCGGGCCTGCGCATGATCCAGTGCGACTACCCCGCCCTGATGGACGAATACCTGAGAGACAAAGGGAAACGCTAA